One genomic segment of Hymenobacter psoromatis includes these proteins:
- a CDS encoding response regulator codes for MTDALNHIVLIEDNETTSFLNNRLLSRLGVAKQVSSFSKADEASQFLWGNEPADQATPDLVFVDLKMPGMSGFDFLEHYSRLPTEVQERTVVAVLTTSMHSADTARVALYPNVEYLTKPLTEEKMQRLLAKRFALSNG; via the coding sequence ATGACGGACGCGCTTAACCATATCGTGTTGATTGAGGACAACGAAACGACGAGCTTCCTGAATAACCGGTTACTGAGCCGGTTGGGGGTAGCCAAACAGGTCAGCTCGTTTTCGAAGGCCGATGAAGCCTCGCAATTTTTGTGGGGTAACGAGCCAGCCGACCAAGCCACGCCCGACTTGGTATTCGTGGATTTGAAAATGCCCGGCATGAGCGGTTTCGACTTTCTGGAGCATTATAGCCGCCTGCCCACTGAAGTGCAGGAGCGCACCGTGGTGGCCGTGCTCACCACCTCCATGCACTCCGCCGATACCGCCCGCGTGGCCCTATACCCCAACGTAGAATATCTCACCAAACCGCTCACCGAGGAAAAAATGCAGCGCCTGCTAGCCAAGCGCTTCGCGCTCAGTAATGGGTAG
- the sucD gene encoding succinate--CoA ligase subunit alpha, whose amino-acid sequence MSVLVNKDSKVIVQGFTGSEGSFHAQQMMDYGTQVVGGVTPGKGGTEHLGRPVFNTVADAVAATQADTSIIFVPPAFAADAILEAAQAGIKVIVTITEGIPTKDMIAVKHYLKDRPGVTMVGPNCPGVITAGECKVGIMPGFIFQKGKIGIVSKSGTLTYEAVDQLTKAGLGQTTAIGIGGDPIIGTTTKQAVELLMNDPETEGIVMIGEIGGGMEAEAARWIKETGNKKPVVGFIAGQTAPPGRRMGHAGAIVGGADDTAAAKMAIMRECGIHVVDSPAEIGETMLKVLGGK is encoded by the coding sequence ATGAGCGTTCTCGTCAATAAAGATTCCAAGGTCATCGTGCAGGGCTTCACCGGCTCCGAAGGCTCGTTCCACGCGCAGCAAATGATGGACTACGGCACCCAGGTAGTGGGCGGCGTTACGCCCGGCAAGGGCGGTACCGAGCACCTCGGCCGCCCCGTGTTCAACACCGTGGCCGACGCCGTAGCCGCCACCCAGGCCGATACCAGCATCATCTTCGTGCCCCCGGCCTTCGCCGCCGATGCCATTCTGGAAGCCGCCCAGGCGGGGATTAAGGTCATCGTGACCATCACCGAAGGTATCCCGACTAAGGACATGATTGCGGTGAAGCACTACCTCAAGGACCGGCCGGGCGTTACGATGGTAGGCCCCAACTGCCCCGGTGTCATTACGGCCGGCGAGTGTAAGGTGGGTATCATGCCCGGCTTCATCTTCCAGAAGGGTAAAATCGGCATCGTGTCAAAATCGGGCACGCTGACCTACGAAGCAGTGGACCAGCTCACCAAGGCCGGCCTGGGCCAGACCACGGCCATCGGCATCGGCGGCGACCCGATTATCGGCACCACCACCAAGCAGGCGGTGGAGTTGCTGATGAACGACCCCGAAACCGAGGGCATCGTGATGATTGGCGAAATCGGCGGCGGCATGGAAGCCGAAGCTGCCCGCTGGATTAAGGAAACCGGCAATAAGAAGCCCGTCGTGGGCTTCATCGCGGGCCAAACCGCGCCTCCCGGCCGCCGCATGGGCCACGCCGGCGCCATCGTGGGCGGAGCCGACGACACGGCCGCCGCTAAAATGGCCATCATGCGCGAGTGCGGTATCCACGTGGTGGACTCGCCCGCCGAAATTGGCGAAACGATGTTGAAAGTGCTGGGCGGGAAATAG
- a CDS encoding mercuric reductase, which produces MPDYSCDALIIGSGQAGNPLAKALAEAGQYVVLVEEAHLGGSCLNYGCVPTKTLLASATRAHEVRTAGELGIEVGGEVRVDMPAVIARKDALLDKSRRHLRESLGPEHENVTVVRGHAAFTGPRQVRVQETQERTSTIKTKRVFINTGTRAAVPEVPGLAEAGFLTTTELLDLQEVPTHLLILGGGYIGLEFGQMFRRFGSQVTIIETGGQVLDREDDDVCEALQKALEKEGVEFLMHAETRGVARDAAGRYTLTISTHQGARHLHGSHLLVATGRQPNTDQLGLETTGIKLDEKGYIQVNSRLETNVKGVFALGDVHGGPQFTHLSYDDFRVVRDNLLHQGPRRSAKQRPLPYCVFTDPALGRIGLSETQAKDQGIAYRVSKIPVSIVSRAQQTGQKTGFWKVLVGPDDRILGAAILSPEAGEIMTMLQIAMAGRLRYQQLQNMVIAHPVWAEGLNVVWRELE; this is translated from the coding sequence ATGCCCGATTATTCCTGCGATGCCCTCATCATCGGCTCCGGCCAGGCCGGCAATCCCCTCGCCAAAGCGCTGGCCGAAGCCGGCCAATACGTTGTTTTAGTAGAAGAAGCGCACCTTGGCGGCTCCTGCCTAAATTACGGCTGCGTGCCCACCAAAACCTTATTGGCCTCGGCCACGCGGGCGCACGAGGTACGCACGGCCGGCGAGTTGGGCATTGAGGTCGGCGGGGAGGTGCGGGTAGATATGCCCGCCGTCATCGCCCGCAAAGATGCTTTACTGGACAAGTCGCGCCGCCACCTGCGCGAGTCGCTGGGCCCTGAGCACGAGAACGTTACAGTGGTACGCGGCCATGCTGCCTTCACTGGGCCGCGCCAGGTGCGGGTGCAGGAAACCCAGGAGCGCACCAGTACTATCAAGACTAAGCGGGTTTTCATCAATACCGGCACCCGCGCCGCCGTGCCCGAGGTGCCCGGTCTGGCCGAAGCGGGCTTCCTGACTACTACCGAGCTACTTGATTTACAAGAAGTTCCTACCCACCTGCTCATTCTGGGTGGCGGCTACATCGGGCTGGAGTTTGGGCAGATGTTCCGACGCTTCGGCAGCCAGGTAACCATTATCGAAACCGGCGGCCAGGTACTAGACCGCGAGGACGATGACGTGTGCGAGGCCCTGCAGAAAGCGCTGGAAAAAGAAGGCGTTGAGTTTCTGATGCACGCCGAAACCCGCGGCGTGGCCCGCGACGCGGCCGGTCGGTACACGCTCACCATTTCGACTCACCAGGGCGCACGTCACCTGCACGGCAGCCACCTGCTGGTAGCCACCGGCCGCCAGCCCAATACCGACCAGCTGGGCCTGGAAACCACTGGTATTAAGCTAGATGAAAAAGGCTACATTCAGGTCAATAGCCGCCTCGAAACCAACGTCAAGGGGGTGTTTGCACTAGGCGACGTGCACGGCGGCCCGCAGTTCACGCACTTGAGCTATGACGACTTTCGGGTCGTTCGCGACAATTTGCTGCACCAGGGTCCACGCCGTTCGGCCAAACAGCGCCCCCTGCCCTACTGCGTTTTCACCGACCCCGCCCTGGGCCGCATCGGCTTGAGCGAAACGCAGGCCAAGGACCAAGGAATAGCCTATCGCGTGAGCAAAATTCCGGTCAGCATCGTGAGCCGGGCGCAGCAGACGGGCCAGAAAACCGGCTTTTGGAAGGTGCTGGTCGGCCCCGACGACCGCATCTTGGGCGCGGCCATCTTGAGCCCCGAGGCCGGCGAAATTATGACCATGCTACAGATAGCGATGGCCGGCCGCCTGCGCTACCAACAGCTGCAAAACATGGTCATCGCCCACCCGGTTTGGGCCGAGGGCCTGAACGTGGTGTGGAGAGAGTTGGAATAG
- a CDS encoding gliding motility lipoprotein GldH, whose product MQRSRHISRRAAWLALLPLAVAALSACDPRRVYEENVDLKSPSGDAYVWDVQQRPTFTFVIADTAARYNVLFNVRNAAGYGFYNLYLKHTLIGPTGRPAGPSLLHQMLLMNAKTGEPLGAGAGDIFDHQFLALPRQRFAKPGTYKLTLEQYMRQNQLPGIMSVGVRIEKIK is encoded by the coding sequence ATGCAACGCTCACGCCATATCAGCCGCCGGGCGGCTTGGCTGGCACTGCTGCCCCTGGCGGTGGCCGCGCTTAGTGCCTGCGACCCGCGGCGCGTGTACGAGGAAAACGTAGACCTGAAATCGCCCAGCGGCGACGCCTATGTGTGGGACGTGCAGCAGCGCCCCACGTTCACCTTCGTCATCGCCGACACGGCCGCCCGCTACAACGTGTTATTCAACGTGCGCAACGCCGCGGGCTACGGGTTTTATAACCTCTACCTTAAGCACACGCTTATCGGCCCCACCGGCCGCCCCGCGGGCCCGTCTTTGCTGCACCAGATGCTGCTGATGAACGCTAAAACCGGTGAGCCCCTGGGCGCGGGCGCGGGCGACATCTTCGACCACCAGTTTCTGGCCCTACCCCGCCAGCGCTTCGCTAAGCCCGGCACCTACAAGCTGACCTTGGAGCAGTACATGCGCCAAAACCAGCTCCCCGGCATCATGTCCGTTGGCGTGCGCATAGAGAAGATTAAGTAA
- the ricT gene encoding PSP1 domain-containing protein produces the protein MACATCSSGGGCSTSKVGGCGSKGGCSSGGCTRLNVFDWLADVEMPTDFRGFDCVEVRFKGGRKEFFRNDKRLPLVTGDAVVVEAAGSGWHLGHVSLKGELVRLQMRKKKVPTDSRDIRPILRVATPDDEERWQAVRDLENGTMFRARAVVDELRLKMKLSDVEYQADRTRALFYYSAEDRVDFRELIRRLADEFRVRVEMRQISLRQEAGRIGGIGVCGRELCCSTWLTDFKAVSTTAARYQNLSLNPQKLAGQCGRLKCCLNYELDAYLDALKDIPQVQRPLQVATGEAFLQKTDIFRKRMWFAFRGDNNWVMLSAERVREVLEMNKKGEKPDTLLPPRQEQEVVPAVSTLMEGDLDRLDDQIKGGSKRGKRKRKERPDRPEASAADTAPTPAEPREDRPRRRERPEGSARPEGNARRADNPPSPAASDVPAAPTSPATGDQAEHRGRRGAAARPLNRRAGRGREAGDTGMPRPDQEARPRRAEPDADAPTPRPPREGGDQPRPEGGGRSRGRRGGSGRRGGEGSGSAAPTPSSSPS, from the coding sequence ATGGCTTGTGCTACTTGTTCATCCGGCGGCGGCTGCTCTACCAGTAAGGTAGGCGGCTGCGGCTCTAAGGGGGGCTGCTCGTCGGGCGGCTGCACCAGGCTTAATGTTTTTGACTGGCTCGCCGACGTAGAGATGCCCACCGATTTTCGCGGCTTCGACTGCGTGGAAGTACGCTTTAAGGGCGGGCGGAAAGAGTTTTTTCGCAACGATAAGCGTCTACCCCTCGTCACGGGCGATGCCGTGGTGGTAGAGGCCGCCGGGTCGGGCTGGCATTTGGGCCACGTGAGCTTGAAGGGCGAGTTGGTGCGCCTGCAAATGCGTAAGAAAAAGGTGCCTACTGATTCGCGCGACATTCGTCCCATTCTGCGCGTGGCGACGCCCGACGATGAGGAGCGCTGGCAGGCCGTGCGCGACCTCGAAAACGGCACCATGTTCCGGGCCCGCGCCGTGGTGGACGAGCTGCGTCTCAAGATGAAGCTCTCCGATGTGGAGTACCAGGCTGACCGCACGCGGGCGCTTTTTTACTACTCGGCCGAGGATAGGGTTGATTTTCGGGAGTTGATTCGGCGGCTGGCCGACGAGTTTCGGGTGCGCGTGGAAATGCGCCAGATATCCTTGCGCCAGGAAGCCGGTCGCATCGGCGGTATCGGGGTGTGCGGCCGCGAGTTGTGCTGCTCCACCTGGCTCACCGACTTTAAGGCCGTGAGCACCACCGCCGCCCGCTACCAGAACCTGAGCCTTAACCCGCAAAAGCTGGCTGGCCAGTGCGGCCGCCTCAAGTGCTGCCTCAACTACGAACTGGATGCCTACCTCGACGCGCTCAAAGATATTCCGCAGGTGCAGCGCCCGCTGCAAGTGGCTACGGGCGAGGCGTTTCTGCAAAAAACGGACATTTTTCGCAAGCGCATGTGGTTTGCCTTTCGGGGCGATAACAACTGGGTGATGCTGAGCGCCGAGCGCGTGCGCGAAGTGCTGGAAATGAATAAGAAAGGTGAAAAGCCCGATACCCTGCTACCCCCCCGCCAGGAGCAGGAAGTAGTGCCCGCTGTTTCGACCCTCATGGAAGGCGACCTTGACCGTCTCGACGACCAGATAAAGGGCGGTAGTAAGCGCGGTAAGCGCAAGCGTAAGGAGCGCCCCGACCGCCCCGAGGCCAGCGCCGCCGATACCGCGCCTACCCCCGCCGAACCCCGCGAAGACCGTCCGCGTCGTCGCGAGCGCCCTGAGGGCAGCGCTCGGCCCGAGGGCAACGCTCGCCGCGCCGATAATCCACCTTCGCCGGCTGCCAGCGATGTGCCTGCCGCGCCTACCTCCCCCGCCACCGGCGACCAGGCCGAGCACCGGGGCCGGCGTGGGGCCGCGGCCCGCCCCCTCAACCGCCGGGCGGGCCGCGGCCGCGAGGCCGGCGATACCGGTATGCCTCGCCCCGACCAAGAGGCCCGCCCGCGCCGCGCTGAGCCCGATGCCGACGCGCCTACCCCCCGCCCGCCCCGCGAAGGCGGCGACCAGCCTCGCCCCGAAGGTGGTGGCCGCAGCCGCGGCCGCCGCGGGGGTAGTGGCCGCCGCGGGGGCGAAGGTAGTGGCAGCGCCGCGCCAACTCCTTCTTCCAGTCCTTCTTAG
- a CDS encoding zinc-dependent alcohol dehydrogenase, whose protein sequence is MKALMFHGPRNVSVDTVDDPTLKDSRDAIIRVTSTAICGSDLHIYNGSLPTAPMVLGHEFMGIVEEVGKGVSNLKRGDRVVVPFPIACGHCFFCSHELPGHCENSNPDHYGPEGGLMTQKGGALFGYTDLYGGYDGGQAEFVRVPYADFGPRKVPDFLTDEQVLFLTDIFPTGYSGIDWAEVRGGEFIAIFGAGPVGIMAAKSAWLRGAGRVVIVDTQQYRLDKAKETTRCETILWESHDQVVQQIRDMSEGRGADVCVDCVGFEPDRNLLDRAKAVINLEKGSPKVIETCMSAVRRGGVVSVLGVYVTTNDNFPVGQFFDKGIKLVGGQAPAHKHIDKLLQHIIKGEVVLDDIISHRLPLSQAAHGYDIFRHKKDNCLKVVLRPGE, encoded by the coding sequence ATGAAAGCTCTCATGTTCCACGGCCCCCGCAACGTCAGCGTGGATACCGTCGACGACCCCACGCTAAAGGACTCGCGCGATGCCATCATTCGCGTGACCAGCACGGCCATTTGCGGCTCTGACCTGCACATCTATAATGGCTCGCTACCCACGGCGCCAATGGTACTCGGGCACGAGTTTATGGGCATCGTGGAGGAGGTTGGTAAGGGCGTAAGCAATCTCAAGCGCGGCGACCGCGTGGTAGTGCCTTTCCCGATTGCCTGCGGCCACTGCTTTTTTTGCAGCCACGAGCTGCCCGGCCACTGCGAAAACTCCAACCCCGACCACTACGGCCCCGAAGGCGGCCTGATGACTCAGAAGGGCGGCGCGCTCTTCGGCTACACCGACCTCTACGGCGGCTACGACGGCGGCCAGGCCGAGTTTGTGCGCGTGCCCTACGCCGACTTCGGCCCGCGCAAAGTGCCTGATTTTCTGACTGATGAGCAGGTATTGTTCCTGACCGATATTTTTCCGACCGGTTACTCCGGCATCGATTGGGCCGAGGTACGGGGCGGCGAGTTTATCGCTATTTTTGGGGCCGGCCCGGTGGGCATTATGGCCGCTAAAAGCGCTTGGCTGCGCGGCGCGGGCCGCGTGGTAATCGTTGATACCCAGCAGTATCGCCTGGATAAAGCCAAGGAAACGACCCGCTGCGAAACTATCCTTTGGGAAAGCCACGACCAAGTGGTGCAGCAGATTCGGGACATGAGCGAAGGCCGCGGGGCCGACGTGTGCGTGGACTGCGTAGGCTTTGAGCCCGACCGCAACCTGCTCGACCGCGCCAAGGCCGTCATCAACCTCGAAAAGGGCTCGCCCAAAGTTATCGAAACCTGCATGAGCGCCGTGCGGCGCGGCGGCGTGGTGTCGGTGCTTGGCGTCTACGTAACTACCAACGATAACTTCCCGGTGGGCCAGTTTTTCGACAAGGGCATCAAGCTAGTGGGCGGCCAGGCCCCAGCCCATAAGCACATCGACAAGCTGTTGCAGCACATTATCAAAGGGGAAGTCGTGCTTGATGACATCATCTCGCACCGCCTACCCCTCTCGCAGGCGGCGCACGGCTACGACATCTTCCGCCACAAAAAGGACAACTGCCTGAAAGTGGTGCTACGGCCGGGCGAGTAG
- a CDS encoding UDP-2,3-diacylglucosamine diphosphatase codes for MTPKTWPELPPLALTAGQRVYFASDFHLGAPDAVNSRERERRIVRWLDAVAQDAAAIYLLGDVFDFWFEYKHAIPRGFSRLQGKLAELTDAGLPVTLFTGNHDMWMFGYFTQEMGIPIFREAVSQRIGNQLFHVGHGDGLGPGDFAYKRLLKPIFSSRLTQWLFARLHPNLGIGLANRWSRHSRLQNGAADAKYFGEDEWLLVYCRAMEQRQHHDYYVFGHRHLPLDVAVAPGSRYINLGEWVNYCSYGVYDGQELVLREFTG; via the coding sequence ATGACGCCGAAAACCTGGCCTGAGCTACCGCCGCTGGCACTAACCGCCGGCCAGCGCGTGTATTTTGCTTCCGATTTTCATTTGGGCGCGCCCGATGCCGTCAATTCGCGCGAGCGGGAGCGCCGCATTGTGCGCTGGCTGGACGCGGTGGCCCAGGATGCGGCGGCCATCTACCTGCTGGGCGACGTGTTTGATTTTTGGTTTGAGTATAAGCACGCCATTCCGCGGGGATTCAGCCGCTTGCAGGGCAAGCTGGCCGAGCTAACCGACGCGGGCCTGCCCGTTACCCTATTTACCGGCAACCATGACATGTGGATGTTCGGGTATTTTACCCAGGAAATGGGCATTCCAATCTTCCGTGAGGCCGTATCGCAACGGATTGGCAATCAGCTTTTTCATGTTGGGCACGGCGACGGGCTGGGGCCGGGCGACTTCGCCTACAAGCGCCTGCTGAAGCCCATATTCAGCTCCCGACTCACGCAGTGGCTCTTCGCTCGCCTGCATCCCAACCTGGGCATTGGCCTGGCTAACCGCTGGAGCCGCCACTCGCGCCTCCAGAACGGCGCGGCCGATGCCAAGTACTTCGGCGAAGACGAGTGGCTGCTCGTATACTGCCGGGCGATGGAGCAGCGCCAGCACCACGACTACTACGTATTTGGCCACCGCCACCTACCCCTCGACGTGGCCGTGGCTCCCGGCAGCCGCTATATTAACCTCGGCGAATGGGTCAATTATTGCTCTTATGGCGTGTATGATGGGCAGGAATTGGTTTTGCGCGAATTCACCGGTTGA
- a CDS encoding LutC/YkgG family protein — protein MSSSRDILLARIRTALAAGPAPPLPVPDWAAPVHPPLPTADLTVTFAENFQRIGGEFFYCESRARFGAALRTWLAERLPPGQQLYVWEPALQQLLAAEDMPFQATEVDFRTQAAAGLTSCEALVARTGSIVVAPATASGRRLSIYPDQHLVLARPSQVVAEISDALRAVQARYGQKMPSMLSLTTGPSRTADIEKTLVLGAHGPRRLSLFLLEDDAENLA, from the coding sequence ATGTCCTCCTCCCGTGATATCCTGCTGGCGCGCATCCGCACGGCACTGGCGGCCGGTCCGGCCCCGCCACTGCCTGTGCCCGACTGGGCCGCGCCGGTGCACCCGCCGCTGCCCACCGCCGACCTAACCGTGACGTTTGCCGAGAACTTCCAGCGCATCGGGGGCGAGTTTTTTTACTGCGAAAGCCGGGCGCGGTTTGGTGCAGCGCTGCGCACCTGGCTAGCCGAGCGCCTACCCCCCGGCCAGCAGCTCTACGTGTGGGAGCCCGCTTTACAACAGCTGCTGGCTGCTGAAGATATGCCGTTTCAGGCTACGGAAGTTGATTTTCGGACGCAAGCGGCCGCGGGGCTAACCTCGTGCGAGGCGCTGGTGGCGCGCACGGGCAGCATTGTGGTGGCACCGGCCACGGCCAGCGGACGGCGGCTCAGCATCTACCCCGACCAACACCTGGTGCTGGCCCGGCCCAGCCAGGTAGTAGCCGAAATCAGTGACGCGCTACGGGCTGTGCAAGCCCGCTACGGCCAAAAAATGCCCTCAATGCTCTCGCTCACCACCGGTCCCAGCCGCACCGCCGATATTGAAAAAACGCTGGTGCTGGGCGCGCACGGCCCGCGCCGACTTAGCTTGTTTTTACTAGAAGATGACGCCGAAAACCTGGCCTGA
- the ftsH gene encoding ATP-dependent zinc metalloprotease FtsH, which produces MSDTTPTKRRKPTLPNPTPRPGVQLWVMAGLLVLFTGMFYFTSYNSAVKINQQKFEQMLAAGDVHDITVVNKQVVEVGLTPAALQKPEYQRDLAAHRGPFSAERGPEYFFPVFDAKVFQEQLDKLQANKPVGQRVPLDISERQSIVDFISGYGLIIASIVLFIFLMRRMSSAGGPGGQIFNIGKSRAALFEGGDKVKITFKDVAGLEEAKEEVQEIVEFLKNPSKFTILGGKIPKGALLVGPPGTGKTLLAKAVAGEADVPFFSLSGSDFVEMFVGVGAARVRDLFKQAKAKAPCIIFIDEIDAVGRSRSKGAMPGGNDERENTLNSLLVEMDGFGTDSGVIILAATNRPDTLDSALLRPGRFDRQISIDKPDINGRTEIFQVHLKPLTLGPDVDARKLSAQTPGFAGAEIANVCNEAALIAARRDKKFITNQDFTDAIDRVIGGLEKKNKIISPGEKRIVAYHEAGHAITGWFLEHCDPLVKVSIVPRGVAALGYAQYLPKEQFLYNTEQLIDEMCMALGGRAAEELVFGKISTGALSDLERITKMAYSIVTMYGMNSKLGNVSFYDSKGQNEYGFSKPYSEATSQMIDEEVRTIIEQAYIRTKELLTERRHELEVIAKELLEKEVLLQDDLERLVGKRPFGGQTNYQAHMAGTDRSETASDLHREHPDVPLDGDLPALHLPGQPETETV; this is translated from the coding sequence ATGTCAGATACGACGCCCACCAAACGCCGTAAGCCCACGCTGCCCAACCCTACCCCCCGGCCGGGCGTGCAGCTTTGGGTAATGGCGGGGCTGCTGGTGCTATTCACCGGCATGTTCTATTTTACGAGCTATAATTCGGCCGTTAAAATCAATCAACAAAAGTTTGAGCAGATGCTGGCCGCTGGCGATGTGCATGACATTACCGTCGTGAACAAGCAGGTTGTGGAGGTCGGCCTCACGCCGGCCGCCCTGCAAAAGCCAGAGTATCAGCGCGACCTGGCGGCCCACCGTGGTCCGTTTTCTGCTGAGCGCGGCCCGGAATACTTCTTCCCCGTTTTTGATGCCAAAGTATTTCAGGAACAGCTCGATAAGCTGCAAGCCAACAAGCCGGTAGGCCAGCGCGTGCCGCTCGATATCTCGGAGCGCCAAAGCATCGTGGACTTCATCAGTGGCTACGGGCTCATCATCGCCAGTATCGTCTTGTTTATCTTCCTGATGCGCCGCATGAGCAGTGCGGGTGGCCCCGGCGGGCAGATTTTCAACATTGGTAAGAGCCGCGCCGCCCTTTTTGAAGGCGGTGACAAGGTGAAGATTACGTTTAAAGATGTGGCCGGCCTGGAAGAAGCCAAGGAGGAAGTGCAGGAAATAGTAGAGTTCCTCAAAAACCCCAGTAAATTCACCATTTTGGGCGGTAAAATCCCGAAAGGCGCACTGCTGGTCGGCCCTCCCGGCACCGGCAAAACGCTGCTGGCCAAGGCCGTAGCTGGCGAAGCCGACGTGCCGTTCTTCTCACTCTCGGGCTCCGACTTCGTGGAGATGTTTGTGGGGGTAGGCGCGGCCCGCGTGCGTGACTTGTTTAAGCAAGCCAAAGCCAAAGCGCCCTGCATCATCTTTATTGACGAGATTGATGCCGTAGGTCGCTCGCGTAGCAAGGGCGCAATGCCCGGCGGCAATGACGAGCGCGAGAACACCCTGAACTCGCTGCTAGTGGAGATGGATGGCTTTGGCACCGACTCGGGCGTTATTATCCTGGCTGCCACCAACCGGCCCGATACTCTCGACTCAGCTTTGCTGCGCCCTGGTCGCTTCGACCGGCAGATTAGCATCGATAAGCCCGATATTAACGGCCGCACCGAGATTTTTCAGGTGCACCTCAAGCCGCTGACTCTGGGCCCCGATGTGGACGCCAGGAAGCTGTCGGCCCAGACGCCAGGCTTTGCCGGAGCCGAAATTGCCAACGTTTGCAATGAGGCTGCCCTCATTGCGGCCCGCCGCGATAAGAAGTTCATCACCAACCAGGACTTTACCGATGCCATCGACCGCGTGATTGGTGGCCTGGAAAAGAAAAATAAGATTATCAGCCCCGGCGAAAAGCGTATTGTGGCCTACCACGAGGCAGGCCACGCCATCACGGGCTGGTTTTTAGAGCATTGCGACCCTTTGGTGAAGGTGTCTATCGTGCCGCGTGGCGTGGCAGCGCTTGGCTACGCGCAGTATTTACCCAAGGAGCAATTCTTATATAACACCGAGCAGCTGATAGATGAAATGTGCATGGCCCTGGGTGGCCGCGCCGCCGAGGAGTTGGTATTTGGTAAGATTTCGACCGGCGCACTGAGCGATTTAGAGCGCATTACCAAAATGGCCTACTCCATCGTGACGATGTACGGCATGAATTCTAAACTCGGCAACGTATCGTTCTACGACTCAAAAGGGCAGAACGAATATGGCTTTTCGAAGCCCTATTCGGAGGCTACGTCGCAGATGATTGATGAGGAGGTGCGCACGATTATTGAGCAGGCCTACATCCGCACCAAGGAATTGCTGACCGAACGCCGCCACGAGTTGGAGGTTATCGCCAAGGAATTGCTGGAAAAAGAAGTGCTGCTGCAAGACGACCTAGAGCGTCTCGTAGGCAAGCGTCCCTTCGGCGGCCAGACCAATTATCAGGCTCACATGGCCGGTACCGACCGCTCCGAAACCGCCAGTGATTTGCACCGCGAACATCCCGATGTGCCGCTAGATGGCGACCTGCCTGCCCTGCACCTGCCCGGCCAGCCCGAAACAGAGACGGTATAA
- the rsfS gene encoding ribosome silencing factor: MKSNQVRQDSDTLAEIAVRGLQDRKGQDIVVLNLKELKNAVADYFIICSASSDTQLDALARSVEEEVEKVTGEAPWQSEGRTNREWVLLDYVDVVVHVFLRDRRQFYALEELWGDANITYVEDTADVARH, translated from the coding sequence ATGAAGAGCAATCAGGTCCGGCAGGATTCGGACACATTGGCAGAAATAGCCGTGCGCGGCCTCCAAGACCGCAAAGGACAAGACATTGTGGTTCTCAACCTGAAAGAGTTGAAAAACGCGGTGGCCGATTATTTTATCATCTGCTCCGCCTCATCCGATACGCAGCTCGACGCCCTGGCCCGCTCCGTGGAAGAGGAAGTCGAAAAAGTGACCGGTGAGGCCCCTTGGCAGAGCGAAGGCCGCACCAATCGGGAGTGGGTATTGTTGGATTATGTGGATGTGGTGGTGCACGTTTTTCTGCGCGACCGTCGGCAGTTCTATGCCCTCGAAGAGTTGTGGGGCGACGCCAATATCACCTACGTTGAAGACACCGCCGACGTGGCCCGGCACTAA
- a CDS encoding biotin--[acetyl-CoA-carboxylase] ligase: MVISPNTLFTGQQLIWLPSCPSTNSEAQQLLRENQASEGCTVITDDQFAGRGQRGNQWQAAPGENLTLSIVWLPTFLDAGQQFLLSQAVALAVYDWALPLLQPASGLRLKWPNDLYYGAQKFGGILIENSLSGARIQSSIVGIGLNINQRHFGLPTATSLGALTGRYFQRETLAARLLECLEKRYLQLRAGRVGELRRDYLAALYRYQEWHEYEVAGRRVRGQIVGVEPDGRLAVEIEGVVQRFGLQEIKYV, encoded by the coding sequence GTGGTCATCAGCCCTAATACCTTATTCACGGGTCAGCAGCTCATTTGGCTGCCCTCCTGCCCTTCCACTAACTCGGAAGCGCAGCAACTGTTGCGCGAAAACCAGGCCAGCGAAGGCTGCACTGTCATAACGGACGACCAGTTTGCCGGGCGCGGCCAGCGGGGCAACCAGTGGCAGGCCGCGCCTGGCGAAAACCTAACACTTTCCATCGTCTGGCTACCCACTTTCCTGGATGCCGGCCAGCAGTTTTTGCTGAGCCAAGCCGTGGCGCTGGCCGTTTACGACTGGGCCCTACCCCTGTTGCAACCCGCCAGCGGGCTGCGCCTGAAGTGGCCCAATGACCTATATTACGGCGCGCAAAAATTCGGGGGAATTCTCATTGAGAACAGCTTGAGTGGAGCAAGAATTCAGTCTAGTATCGTCGGCATCGGGCTGAATATCAATCAGCGCCACTTTGGTCTACCCACAGCTACTTCGCTGGGCGCGCTCACGGGCCGCTACTTCCAGCGCGAAACCCTGGCCGCCCGCCTGCTCGAATGCCTGGAAAAGCGCTACCTCCAGTTGCGCGCCGGCCGGGTGGGCGAGCTGCGGCGCGACTACCTGGCCGCCCTCTACCGCTACCAGGAGTGGCACGAGTATGAAGTGGCCGGCCGCCGCGTGCGCGGCCAAATCGTGGGTGTGGAGCCCGATGGCCGCCTGGCCGTGGAAATTGAGGGGGTAGTGCAGCGCTTTGGCCTGCAAGAAATTAAGTACGTGTAA